The following proteins are co-located in the Hippoglossus stenolepis isolate QCI-W04-F060 chromosome 23, HSTE1.2, whole genome shotgun sequence genome:
- the LOC124851336 gene encoding stonustoxin subunit beta-like has product MLMKLYFFLPSDAHELILDPNTAHKNLCLSEENRKVTWGEEKQSYRRHPERFDQCPQVLCEQSLDGCCYWEVEVTEPFNIGVTYKPTRRSGDVDDCKLGCNDKSWSLICSDEGCYTLHCSQRVNVSSLCQRSSRVGVYLDWPAGSLSFYRVLSSNWVHLHTFRTTFSEPLYPAVELRTHSSALFC; this is encoded by the coding sequence ATGCTCAtgaaattatactttttcttaCCTTCAGATGCTCATGAGCTCATCTTGGACCCCAACACAGCTCATAAGAACCTCTGCCTGTCTGAAGAGAACAGGAAGGTGACCTGGGGGGAAGAGAAGCAGTCATATCGCCGTCACCCAGAGAGGTTTGATCAGTGCCCACAAGTGCTGTGTGAGCAGAGTCTGGATGGGTGCTGCTACTGGGAGGTTGAAGTGACGGAGCCCTTCAACATTGGGGTAACATACAAACCCACTCGCAGGAGCGGGGATGTGGACGATTGCAAACTGGGATGCAACGACAAGTCTTGGAGTCTGATTTGCTCCGATGAGGGTTGTTACACTCTGCACTGCAGCCAGAGAGTCAATGTATCCTCCCTCTGCCAGCGCTCCAGTCGGGTGGGAGTGTATCTGGATTGGCCGGCTGGAAGtctgtccttctacagagtTCTCTCCAGCAATTGGGTTCACCTCCATACCTTCAGAACGACGTTCAGTGAGCCCCTCTATCCCGCTGTCGAACTTCGCACTCATTCTTCTGCATTATTTTGTTAG